A genomic region of Exiguobacterium oxidotolerans JCM 12280 contains the following coding sequences:
- a CDS encoding flotillin family protein yields MNPVIIVAIIAGALILALVALFITKYRTVGPEEALIVSGSYLGNSPSVNTDESGNRVKIIRGGGAFILPVFQQATPLSLLSSKLEVTTPEVYTEQGVPVMADGTAIIKIGSSISEIATAAEQFLGKSKEDRESEAREVLEGHLRSILGSMTVEEIYKNRDKFSQEVQRVASQDLAKMGLIIVSFTIKDVRDKNGYLESLGKPRIAQVRRDADIATADAEKETRIKRAEASKDAKKAELERATEIAEAEKENQLKMADYRREQDIAKAKADQAYDLENARAQQEVTEQQMQIKIIERQKQIELEEREILRREKQYDAEVKKRADADRYSIEQAAQADRAKQYAEADATKYRIEASAKADAERIRLDGLAKADAERAQGETEADIIRLKGLAEAEAKEKIAQAFEQFGQAAILDMVIRMMPEYAKEIAAPLGNIDKITVVDTGSGEGGGANRVTGYATDLMASLQETLKASSGIDVKELIENFSGKGTAKPLTVNLNQGEPVTAGTKTEG; encoded by the coding sequence GTGAATCCAGTTATTATTGTGGCGATTATCGCCGGCGCGCTCATTTTAGCGCTTGTTGCTCTATTTATCACGAAGTATCGGACAGTGGGACCAGAAGAAGCGTTAATCGTGTCGGGGAGTTATCTCGGAAATAGTCCAAGTGTCAATACCGACGAATCCGGTAACCGCGTTAAAATCATTCGTGGTGGCGGAGCATTCATCCTGCCTGTCTTTCAACAGGCGACACCGCTCAGTTTACTGTCGAGCAAGCTCGAAGTAACAACGCCGGAAGTTTATACGGAGCAAGGTGTTCCGGTCATGGCGGACGGAACGGCAATCATTAAAATTGGCAGCTCGATTTCGGAAATCGCGACGGCAGCCGAGCAATTCCTCGGGAAATCAAAGGAAGACCGTGAAAGTGAGGCGCGGGAAGTCCTCGAAGGTCACTTGCGGTCGATTCTTGGATCGATGACGGTCGAAGAAATCTATAAGAACCGCGATAAATTTTCGCAAGAAGTGCAACGTGTCGCGTCACAAGATCTCGCGAAAATGGGACTGATCATCGTCTCGTTCACGATTAAAGATGTCCGCGATAAAAACGGTTATCTCGAATCACTCGGGAAACCACGCATCGCGCAAGTACGCCGTGACGCTGATATCGCGACGGCGGATGCTGAAAAAGAAACGCGGATCAAGCGGGCGGAAGCTTCAAAAGATGCGAAAAAAGCAGAGCTCGAGCGCGCGACTGAAATCGCGGAAGCGGAAAAAGAAAACCAGCTGAAGATGGCAGACTATCGTCGCGAACAAGACATCGCGAAGGCGAAAGCCGACCAAGCGTACGATCTTGAAAATGCACGCGCGCAACAAGAAGTCACAGAGCAGCAAATGCAAATCAAAATCATCGAGCGGCAAAAACAAATCGAACTCGAAGAACGTGAAATTCTCCGCCGCGAGAAACAGTACGACGCAGAAGTTAAAAAACGTGCCGATGCCGATCGGTACTCGATCGAACAGGCAGCACAAGCGGACCGGGCGAAACAATATGCAGAAGCCGATGCGACGAAATACCGGATTGAAGCGTCAGCGAAAGCCGATGCAGAACGGATTCGCCTTGATGGTCTAGCGAAAGCCGACGCCGAGCGGGCACAAGGGGAAACAGAAGCGGACATCATCCGCCTGAAAGGTCTTGCGGAAGCAGAAGCAAAAGAGAAGATCGCCCAAGCGTTCGAACAATTCGGACAAGCGGCGATTCTCGACATGGTCATTCGCATGATGCCGGAATATGCGAAAGAAATCGCAGCACCACTCGGTAACATCGATAAGATCACCGTCGTCGATACAGGCAGCGGAGAAGGTGGCGGTGCGAACCGTGTGACGGGTTACGCGACGGACTTGATGGCGTCACTTCAAGAGACGTTGAAGGCTTCTTCCGGAATCGATGTCAAAGAATTGATTGAGAACTTTTCTGGAAAAGGGACAGCCAAACCGTTGACGGTCAACTTGAATCAAGGGGAACCGGTGACGGCAGGAACAAAAACAGAAGGATAA
- a CDS encoding DegV family protein: protein MVRFITDSGADAPQELLDAHDITIMPFGVLIGDDTYFDGETISPEELYAKMRDGAAPKTFQVEVTRIVEVFKAHFEQGEPFLYLAFSSDLSGTYQTATMLAEELAEQYPDVPYAVIDTKTASTGQGLFVLDVADFAKTHTFEETKTYAEQKVNSIRHLFTVESLEYLMRGGRVSRASAFIGGLLSILPLLTVEDGKLIPKEKIRGQKKVMNRIVEWMEEARPMIDGHRIIIGHGDSIERAEMLKQLIEAQFHPSEILITFAGAAIGSHTGPGLIVIAYDLPA, encoded by the coding sequence ATGGTACGATTTATTACCGATAGTGGTGCCGATGCACCGCAAGAATTATTAGATGCCCATGACATCACAATCATGCCGTTCGGTGTATTGATTGGAGACGACACGTATTTTGACGGCGAAACGATTTCGCCGGAAGAGCTCTATGCTAAAATGCGTGACGGTGCTGCGCCAAAAACTTTCCAAGTCGAGGTCACGCGAATCGTGGAAGTCTTCAAAGCGCACTTCGAACAAGGAGAACCGTTCCTCTATCTCGCCTTTTCAAGTGATTTATCCGGCACCTATCAAACGGCAACGATGCTCGCAGAAGAACTCGCCGAACAATATCCCGATGTTCCGTACGCCGTCATTGATACGAAAACAGCATCGACCGGTCAAGGACTCTTCGTCCTCGACGTCGCGGACTTCGCAAAAACACATACGTTTGAAGAAACAAAGACCTATGCGGAACAAAAAGTGAATTCGATCCGTCACTTGTTCACGGTCGAATCACTCGAGTACCTGATGCGTGGTGGTCGTGTATCCCGTGCGAGTGCCTTCATCGGTGGATTATTGTCGATTCTTCCGCTCTTGACGGTTGAAGACGGTAAGTTGATTCCGAAAGAAAAGATCCGTGGTCAGAAAAAAGTCATGAACCGGATTGTCGAATGGATGGAAGAAGCGCGTCCGATGATTGACGGACACCGCATCATCATCGGTCACGGTGACTCGATTGAACGGGCCGAGATGCTCAAACAATTGATTGAAGCCCAGTTTCATCCGAGTGAGATTCTCATTACCTTCGCTGGTGCTGCCATCGGTTCCCATACTGGACCGGGTCTCATCGTCATTGCGTATGATTTACCAGCTTAA
- a CDS encoding lipoate--protein ligase family protein has translation MGIELLKQEQYRIFDQTSLGTTFHATQSFAMDDTLCASVATEGAAIRSWVHHETVVLGIQDARLPHLTEGINVLRAHGFHPVVRNSGGLAVVLDAGVLNISLVLPERGGIDIDSGYEAMLALVQHMFRDETDAIVAGEVVGSYCPGSYDLSISGKKFAGISQRRVRGGVAVQIYLCVNGSGSKRAALVRDFYEAALQGEETKFTYPVIIPDTMASLEELLQLPLTVEDCLLRAYRALMALGTQLVPSVLDEVENERFGVNLGRMLERNEKALGK, from the coding sequence ATGGGAATCGAACTCTTAAAACAAGAACAATATCGTATTTTTGATCAAACGTCACTCGGAACGACATTTCATGCCACCCAATCGTTCGCAATGGACGACACACTTTGCGCCTCCGTCGCGACAGAAGGTGCGGCAATTCGTTCTTGGGTGCACCACGAAACGGTCGTCCTCGGAATTCAAGACGCCCGTCTGCCTCACTTAACAGAAGGAATCAACGTCTTGCGTGCGCATGGTTTTCACCCCGTCGTCCGAAATTCGGGCGGACTCGCGGTCGTTCTTGACGCAGGTGTCTTGAACATCTCGCTTGTCCTACCAGAACGGGGCGGCATCGATATCGACAGCGGCTACGAAGCAATGCTCGCCCTCGTCCAGCACATGTTCAGAGACGAAACCGACGCAATCGTCGCTGGCGAAGTCGTCGGCTCATATTGCCCCGGCTCTTACGATCTTTCGATATCCGGTAAAAAGTTCGCCGGGATTTCGCAACGACGTGTCCGCGGGGGTGTCGCCGTTCAGATTTATTTATGTGTCAACGGAAGCGGGAGCAAACGCGCAGCGCTCGTGCGCGACTTTTATGAAGCCGCCCTGCAAGGCGAAGAAACAAAATTCACGTATCCCGTCATCATTCCGGACACGATGGCTTCTCTTGAAGAGTTACTTCAACTTCCGCTTACGGTCGAAGACTGTTTACTCCGTGCTTACCGTGCTTTGATGGCACTCGGCACACAGTTAGTCCCGTCCGTCCTCGATGAAGTCGAAAATGAACGATTCGGTGTAAACCTGGGCCGGATGCTCGAACGAAACGAAAAAGCCCTAGGTAAGTAA
- a CDS encoding HD domain-containing protein: MYQSLGQLRETKVFKDPVHRYIYVSDQLIWQLIGTKEFQRLRRIKQLGTSFLTFHGAEHTRFHHSLGVYEITRQLIDVFNGRADWDDQYRELTLVAALLHDVGHGPFSHAFENVFGVDHEEWTERIILGDTEIKRVLDQVGEGFAEEVASVINKTHPNQLLVTMISSQLDVDRMDYLLRDAHFAGVSYGKFDLERMLRVLRPAHNQMVVKQSGMHSIEDYIMRRYQMYWQVYLHPVTRSSDYLLKAILERAKELYTSGYVFDIHPVHLIPLFDRTMALKNYLALDETIVYFYFQQWMEEHDAILSDLSRRFVNRKLFKYVDYPPEKREAIHERLAELFNKIGLDPAYYLLEDKLSRLPYDLYGENGEISKQPIMLQMKDGQKKEISQVSPLVEAIANSRQTDEKLFYPQEILYDLREFANEKMQIDQLLLGGYSNETSH, encoded by the coding sequence ATGTATCAGTCACTAGGTCAATTAAGAGAAACGAAGGTCTTTAAAGATCCAGTTCATCGTTATATTTATGTCAGCGACCAATTGATTTGGCAACTGATCGGAACGAAGGAGTTTCAACGCCTCCGCAGGATTAAACAACTCGGTACATCCTTTTTGACATTTCACGGAGCGGAGCATACGCGGTTTCATCATTCGCTTGGTGTGTATGAGATTACACGTCAACTGATTGATGTCTTTAATGGCCGGGCTGACTGGGATGACCAATACCGCGAGCTGACGCTCGTCGCCGCCTTGCTTCATGACGTCGGGCACGGACCGTTTTCCCATGCCTTCGAAAATGTCTTTGGTGTCGATCACGAGGAGTGGACGGAACGGATCATTCTCGGGGATACGGAAATCAAACGAGTCCTCGATCAAGTTGGCGAAGGGTTTGCGGAAGAAGTCGCCTCCGTCATCAATAAGACGCATCCGAACCAGTTGCTCGTGACGATGATCAGTTCGCAACTCGACGTCGACCGGATGGATTACTTATTGCGTGACGCCCATTTCGCCGGTGTCAGTTACGGGAAGTTTGATTTAGAACGCATGTTGCGTGTCTTACGTCCGGCACACAATCAGATGGTCGTCAAACAATCAGGCATGCACTCGATTGAAGACTACATCATGCGTCGGTATCAGATGTACTGGCAAGTCTATCTGCACCCGGTCACACGATCGAGCGATTACTTATTAAAAGCGATTCTCGAGCGGGCGAAGGAACTGTATACCTCGGGTTATGTGTTTGACATCCATCCGGTTCATTTGATTCCGTTATTCGACCGGACGATGGCGTTGAAGAATTACCTGGCGCTTGATGAAACGATTGTTTATTTCTATTTCCAACAATGGATGGAAGAACACGATGCGATTCTTAGTGACTTGTCCCGTCGGTTCGTCAATCGAAAATTATTTAAGTACGTCGACTACCCACCAGAAAAACGGGAAGCAATCCATGAAAGACTAGCAGAACTGTTCAATAAAATCGGACTCGATCCGGCATATTACTTGTTAGAAGATAAATTAAGTCGCCTTCCGTATGATTTATATGGAGAGAACGGAGAAATTAGTAAACAGCCGATCATGCTCCAAATGAAAGACGGGCAGAAAAAAGAAATCTCACAAGTCTCCCCACTCGTCGAAGCGATCGCGAATTCAAGACAGACGGATGAAAAATTGTTTTATCCGCAAGAAATCTTGTATGACTTACGTGAGTTCGCTAATGAAAAGATGCAGATTGATCAACTGTTGCTCGGAGGATACTCAAATGAAACGAGTCATTGA
- a CDS encoding phosphotransferase family protein, translated as MKRVIEQILEQVGLSGIETEVLPGATSSLVVRAGDSVIRIHTNQNWLQQEQDLVAHEVFALKAAGSLSPNVLNYQEEWEGEIPPWLQMTYVQGVVQLTPLDDLYVERLARTLVAIHRLPVPKTSYVYKPYSNTRDVPTWATEIAAWDWASATAPASSEQIRFIHRDFHPVNVLYDSKEKYNVVDWVNACVGPIEADVAHCRLNLTLLESVEVADRFLKFYQAMSGLTYDRRWDLSAVFDFGPETITVFPGWEAYGKRNLSQDNVRKRLENFVLKVYENNESGY; from the coding sequence ATGAAACGAGTCATTGAGCAGATTTTAGAACAGGTCGGGTTATCCGGAATTGAGACGGAAGTTTTACCCGGGGCGACCTCGTCGCTCGTCGTACGGGCGGGCGACAGTGTTATCCGGATCCATACCAACCAAAACTGGCTGCAACAAGAACAAGACCTCGTCGCGCACGAGGTCTTTGCTTTAAAAGCAGCGGGTTCGCTTTCACCAAACGTTCTCAATTATCAAGAGGAGTGGGAGGGTGAGATACCACCTTGGCTTCAGATGACGTATGTCCAAGGGGTGGTGCAACTTACGCCACTTGACGATCTGTACGTGGAGCGACTGGCACGGACATTAGTCGCAATTCATCGCTTACCGGTCCCAAAAACTTCGTATGTATATAAACCCTATAGCAATACCCGTGACGTTCCGACCTGGGCAACCGAAATCGCCGCCTGGGACTGGGCAAGTGCAACAGCACCAGCGTCTAGTGAACAGATTCGGTTCATCCATCGTGATTTTCATCCGGTTAATGTGTTATACGATTCAAAGGAAAAGTATAACGTAGTTGATTGGGTGAATGCATGTGTTGGACCGATTGAAGCAGACGTGGCGCATTGTCGGCTGAACCTTACTTTACTCGAGTCTGTCGAAGTTGCGGACCGGTTTTTAAAATTTTATCAGGCGATGAGCGGGCTTACTTACGATCGGAGATGGGACTTAAGTGCTGTTTTTGATTTTGGACCCGAAACAATTACTGTTTTTCCGGGGTGGGAGGCATATGGAAAGCGAAACCTCAGTCAGGACAATGTTCGGAAACGCCTGGAAAACTTTGTCTTGAAAGTTTATGAAAATAACGAAAGCGGTTACTAA
- a CDS encoding NupC/NupG family nucleoside CNT transporter, producing MKYLIALLGLVVVFGLALLVSSNRKSIKLKPLAVMLVLQLVLGFILLNTSFGYIIIRGVASVFEKLLGYAAIGINFVFGGLANEGAQPFFINVLLPIVFISALIGILQFTKILPLLMRGIGFVLSKINGMGQLESYNAVASAAIGQSEVFITVKKQIGKLPANRLYTLCASAMSTVSMSIVGAYMTMVEPKYVVTAIVLNLFGGFMIVSIINPYTVDPNEDILEIVEEKQTFFEMLGEYILDGFKVAIIVGAMLIGYNALIGMVNDIFLMVLGISFQEILGYIFAPFAFIMGVPWAEAVSAGSIMATKLITNEFVAMLSLPEYTKEFSERTLGIVSVFLISFANFSSIGIIAGAVKGLDDRQGSVAASFGLKLLYGATLVSVLTAIVVSVII from the coding sequence ATGAAATATTTAATCGCGTTACTCGGACTGGTCGTCGTTTTTGGACTAGCTCTACTCGTCAGCAGCAATCGTAAAAGTATCAAATTGAAACCGCTTGCGGTCATGCTAGTGCTTCAGCTCGTTCTCGGATTCATCTTATTGAACACGTCGTTCGGTTATATTATCATCCGCGGTGTAGCGAGTGTCTTTGAAAAGTTACTTGGTTATGCAGCAATCGGAATTAACTTTGTCTTTGGTGGACTTGCGAATGAAGGGGCACAGCCATTCTTCATCAACGTTCTTCTTCCTATTGTTTTTATCTCAGCATTGATCGGAATTTTACAGTTCACAAAAATCCTCCCGCTCTTAATGCGCGGAATCGGATTTGTCTTGTCGAAGATTAACGGCATGGGACAACTTGAATCATACAACGCCGTCGCCTCGGCAGCGATCGGTCAATCTGAAGTCTTCATCACAGTCAAAAAACAAATCGGTAAATTACCGGCAAACCGTCTCTATACATTGTGTGCGTCGGCGATGTCGACCGTTTCGATGTCAATCGTCGGTGCTTACATGACAATGGTGGAACCAAAATATGTCGTTACGGCCATCGTCTTGAACCTCTTTGGTGGATTCATGATTGTTTCAATCATCAACCCGTACACAGTCGATCCAAACGAAGATATCTTGGAAATCGTCGAAGAGAAACAAACGTTTTTCGAGATGCTCGGCGAATACATCTTGGATGGATTTAAAGTCGCGATCATCGTCGGTGCGATGTTAATCGGATACAACGCATTGATTGGGATGGTCAACGACATCTTCTTGATGGTTCTTGGTATCTCGTTCCAAGAAATTCTCGGCTACATCTTTGCACCATTCGCTTTCATCATGGGTGTTCCATGGGCAGAAGCAGTCAGTGCTGGTAGCATCATGGCAACGAAATTGATCACGAACGAATTCGTCGCGATGCTCAGTCTTCCTGAATACACGAAAGAATTCTCAGAGCGTACACTCGGAATCGTATCGGTCTTCTTGATTTCATTCGCGAACTTCTCGTCAATCGGGATTATCGCGGGTGCAGTTAAAGGACTCGACGATCGTCAAGGTAGTGTCGCTGCGAGCTTTGGTCTTAAATTATTGTATGGTGCGACGCTCGTCAGCGTACTGACAGCAATCGTCGTCAGTGTCATCATCTAA
- a CDS encoding IS3 family transposase: MDKYKAIQSLADQFGYSIVALCRFADVSRAAYYKWLNRVPTVREEENIMIIEELTSIHESVDGVYGCERMVLNLDRQFNRTVNHKRVRRLMRIAGIRCVIRRTRPKYMRTIPGQTAENLLNREFHAEKPNQKWLTDITEFKYGTSKKAYLSAILDLYDGSIRSFVLSRSNNSQLVFDTLKLALDDDPGSFPLLHSDRGFQYTSNAFHHMTQQAGITQSMSRAGKCIDNGPIESFWGALKCESYYLHTFEEFDELHDAIRRYIRFYNELRYQKRLNGLSPLEFRAQAV; encoded by the coding sequence TTGGATAAGTACAAGGCTATACAATCGTTGGCGGACCAGTTCGGCTATTCGATTGTCGCCCTCTGTCGTTTTGCGGACGTATCCCGTGCTGCCTATTATAAATGGTTAAATCGTGTACCGACGGTACGCGAAGAAGAGAACATCATGATCATTGAAGAGCTGACATCTATTCATGAGTCGGTAGATGGAGTCTATGGATGTGAACGAATGGTCTTGAATCTAGATCGCCAATTTAACAGAACGGTTAATCATAAACGGGTTCGTCGCTTGATGCGAATCGCCGGCATTCGTTGCGTCATTCGTCGAACACGACCGAAATATATGAGAACCATACCCGGACAAACGGCAGAAAATCTTCTGAATCGTGAATTCCATGCGGAAAAACCGAATCAGAAATGGTTAACAGATATCACGGAATTCAAATACGGCACCTCAAAAAAGGCTTATTTAAGTGCAATTCTCGATTTGTATGATGGATCAATTCGTTCATTTGTGCTAAGTCGTTCGAATAACAGTCAGCTCGTCTTCGATACGCTAAAACTCGCCTTGGATGATGATCCTGGTAGCTTCCCTCTTCTTCATAGTGACCGTGGGTTTCAATATACGTCAAATGCCTTTCATCATATGACTCAACAAGCTGGGATCACACAAAGCATGTCCCGTGCCGGTAAATGCATCGATAATGGTCCAATCGAATCTTTTTGGGGAGCGCTAAAGTGTGAAAGCTACTATCTTCATACATTCGAGGAGTTCGATGAACTCCACGATGCAATCCGACGCTACATTCGATTTTATAATGAGCTGCGGTATCAAAAACGATTAAACGGCTTAAGTCCGCTGGAATTCAGGGCTCAAGCCGTTTAA
- a CDS encoding helix-turn-helix domain-containing protein: MSKFKRSASEKLYAIQTYEEGVSTLWEVARLFGVTQSTLLRWRQMYRQGGISALEKRSVCTKYSNEFKERAVRDVLEKGEPVMDVIIKLNISSASVLRRWISNYNGRSEDTLLKERFAMTRGRITTFEERVSIVSDCLKNGKKYKETAKTHRVSYQQIYKWVQKYEKNGIDGLMDSRGRTKPFEELTDVERLSIEMKKIEQENELLRMENEFLKKLEEFERGRG; this comes from the coding sequence ATGTCCAAATTCAAGCGTTCCGCTAGTGAAAAACTATATGCCATCCAAACTTATGAAGAAGGAGTGTCCACGTTGTGGGAAGTCGCAAGACTCTTCGGGGTCACACAATCGACCCTACTCAGATGGAGACAGATGTATCGTCAAGGCGGTATCTCAGCTTTGGAGAAACGGTCGGTATGCACGAAGTATTCCAATGAGTTTAAAGAGCGAGCCGTACGCGACGTGCTAGAAAAAGGTGAGCCCGTCATGGACGTCATCATAAAATTAAACATCTCCAGTGCAAGCGTACTCAGACGTTGGATTTCAAACTATAATGGTCGTAGTGAAGACACACTACTAAAGGAGCGATTCGCTATGACCAGAGGAAGAATCACGACATTCGAAGAACGCGTTAGTATAGTCAGCGACTGTCTTAAAAATGGAAAGAAGTATAAAGAAACTGCGAAGACCCACCGGGTCTCCTACCAACAAATCTACAAGTGGGTTCAAAAGTATGAAAAGAATGGGATTGACGGACTGATGGATAGCCGTGGACGTACGAAACCGTTTGAGGAACTGACGGACGTGGAACGCCTCTCCATCGAGATGAAAAAGATTGAGCAAGAGAACGAGCTTCTTCGAATGGAAAATGAGTTCTTAAAAAAGCTAGAGGAGTTCGAAAGGGGGAGAGGTTAG
- a CDS encoding YciI family protein, with translation MLIVKGSKRAEAGERPSPELMEAMSEYNQALRDAGVHVMAKGLHPSSNGMRFSYRGPGDRPIVTEGPFMQTEELIAGFILIDVASRKEAIDWAMRMPDPQGHGEGEIELRQVFD, from the coding sequence ATGTTGATCGTTAAAGGATCAAAGCGTGCAGAAGCGGGTGAGCGTCCAAGTCCTGAGCTTATGGAAGCGATGTCCGAGTACAATCAAGCGTTACGCGATGCAGGGGTACATGTGATGGCGAAAGGACTCCATCCGAGTTCGAACGGGATGCGCTTTTCTTATCGTGGACCTGGAGATCGACCGATCGTTACGGAAGGGCCATTCATGCAAACAGAGGAATTGATTGCTGGATTTATTTTGATCGATGTTGCGTCACGAAAAGAAGCAATCGACTGGGCGATGCGGATGCCGGATCCGCAAGGACACGGTGAAGGGGAAATTGAACTACGACAAGTGTTTGATTGA
- a CDS encoding NAD(P)-dependent oxidoreductase, translated as MATLSLLGATGRTGRPLLDLLLQAGHNVRALVRSTDHMLPEHPQLTIIQGDATEVTDLENVIQGSSAVFSCLGTDQQHVLSTAIPHLVTKMKEQQIERIIFIGTAGILDASEEPGKYRFQSSESRRRSTTAAEDHLKAYLTLKDADVDFTVICPTQLTEDDEINDLLIEAPRFTQETGPIPRRNVARFAFEAYHEHLFSRKRVGIASHQ; from the coding sequence ATGGCAACGCTTAGCCTTTTAGGGGCAACGGGACGGACAGGGCGCCCCTTGCTCGATTTATTGTTACAAGCCGGTCACAATGTCCGCGCGCTCGTCCGCTCGACCGATCACATGTTACCGGAGCACCCGCAATTGACGATCATTCAAGGAGATGCAACGGAAGTAACGGATTTAGAAAACGTCATTCAAGGTTCATCTGCCGTCTTCAGTTGTCTTGGTACGGATCAACAACATGTTCTTTCAACAGCGATTCCCCATCTCGTCACAAAAATGAAGGAACAACAGATCGAACGGATTATCTTCATCGGGACAGCGGGGATTCTCGATGCCTCAGAAGAACCTGGGAAGTACCGCTTCCAGTCAAGCGAATCGCGCAGACGCTCGACGACTGCTGCCGAAGATCATTTGAAGGCATACTTGACGTTAAAGGATGCTGACGTTGACTTCACTGTCATCTGTCCGACTCAATTGACGGAAGACGATGAAATCAATGATCTCTTAATTGAAGCACCCCGCTTCACACAGGAGACAGGACCGATTCCTCGCCGCAACGTCGCCCGTTTTGCTTTTGAAGCCTATCACGAACATCTCTTCAGTCGTAAGCGCGTGGGGATTGCTTCCCATCAATGA
- a CDS encoding 2-hydroxymuconate tautomerase, which produces MPYVTVKMLSGRTVEQKRALIEKVTEAVSETVNAPKENITVFIEEMEKTDYGQAGVMFADK; this is translated from the coding sequence ATGCCTTACGTTACCGTTAAAATGCTTTCAGGACGGACTGTCGAACAAAAACGTGCACTGATCGAAAAAGTAACAGAAGCTGTCTCAGAAACAGTCAATGCTCCAAAAGAAAACATTACCGTCTTCATCGAAGAAATGGAAAAGACGGACTATGGACAAGCAGGCGTCATGTTTGCCGATAAATAA
- a CDS encoding YwhD family protein, which produces MEKKINFNIISDNSTDGHGGFGVGTLSLNSMSPVIISPEDGEAYIDMGAMHAKAAIEKRIKFTTDRADAPNGKLYWIVWVTVGRKPEGFYYGGVAACDLLVDVEARRGFKILADHVNKMDKSLKGRIVVDQMDDTSKGLLREFLMTHKPEMWANAEPELHDALA; this is translated from the coding sequence ATGGAAAAGAAGATTAACTTCAATATCATTTCAGATAATTCAACAGACGGACATGGTGGATTTGGTGTCGGGACACTCAGTTTGAACAGTATGTCACCGGTCATCATCTCACCAGAGGACGGCGAAGCATACATCGATATGGGTGCCATGCATGCGAAAGCAGCAATTGAGAAGCGGATTAAGTTCACGACGGATCGAGCGGACGCACCGAATGGGAAACTGTACTGGATCGTTTGGGTCACGGTAGGACGTAAGCCAGAAGGGTTTTATTACGGAGGCGTCGCAGCGTGCGATTTATTAGTCGACGTCGAAGCACGGCGCGGGTTTAAAATCTTAGCTGATCACGTCAATAAAATGGACAAGTCACTCAAGGGACGTATCGTCGTTGATCAGATGGATGATACGTCAAAAGGACTGCTTCGTGAATTCCTGATGACACATAAACCGGAAATGTGGGCGAACGCAGAGCCTGAGTTACATGATGCACTCGCATAA
- a CDS encoding metallophosphoesterase: MRVRKRWFVSLGVLVLGGWFLYQENNVIETTAITIESERLPKAFDGYTVVQIADLHGKSFDSKQTKLLKKITQARPDLIVMTGDLIDSRRNGEAAALTLMKQLTADYPVYFVTGNHEVRRNLTLLPKLEAIGVQILRNTAVSLEYNGANITLLGIDDPTTTRWSEGLQESDGTRKSLASAQETVDPSTFQLLLAHRPEYVPLYAERQIDLVLSGHAHGGQIRLPFTDGLYAPGQGFFPKRTAGQYTVDTTQLIVSRGLGNSLFPFRLFNRPEIVVITLKSQ, encoded by the coding sequence TTGCGCGTCAGAAAACGCTGGTTCGTTTCATTAGGGGTTCTTGTCTTAGGCGGTTGGTTTTTATACCAAGAAAATAATGTGATTGAAACGACCGCAATCACGATTGAATCAGAACGACTGCCAAAAGCATTCGATGGCTATACAGTCGTCCAAATCGCTGACTTACACGGGAAATCCTTCGATTCAAAACAAACGAAGCTACTCAAAAAAATTACTCAAGCACGGCCTGACCTCATCGTGATGACCGGGGATTTAATCGACTCTCGCCGAAACGGAGAAGCCGCTGCGCTGACTTTGATGAAACAATTGACTGCGGACTATCCTGTCTATTTCGTCACGGGAAACCATGAAGTTCGTCGCAACTTGACCCTTTTACCGAAACTCGAAGCGATTGGTGTACAAATTTTACGGAATACGGCAGTCTCGCTCGAATATAACGGTGCAAACATCACTCTACTCGGCATCGACGACCCAACGACGACACGCTGGAGCGAAGGTCTCCAAGAGTCTGACGGAACTCGGAAAAGCCTCGCTTCCGCACAAGAAACGGTCGATCCATCGACATTTCAACTCTTACTCGCCCATCGTCCGGAATATGTACCGCTCTATGCGGAGCGGCAAATCGATCTCGTTCTGTCCGGTCATGCTCACGGCGGTCAAATCCGACTTCCTTTCACAGATGGCTTGTATGCACCTGGACAAGGATTTTTCCCGAAACGGACGGCCGGTCAATACACAGTGGATACGACACAACTCATCGTCAGTCGCGGCCTTGGTAATAGCCTTTTCCCGTTCCGGTTGTTCAATCGTCCGGAAATCGTAGTCATCACTTTAAAATCACAATAA